In a genomic window of beta proteobacterium MWH-UniP1:
- a CDS encoding sulfurtransferase: MNIAAHLQEYGSRIFATATITIGLMVSGQAIAFGPIVSPQELKTLASRGDVRILDIRETQGTPEAPNYDAGHIPGSVSAPYSSFRGNKSNPGRPVPEAKLSALLGTIGVTPDTKIVITNRGTDATDFGAAARVYWTLKVAGLKSIAILDGGLKGWASAGYALSTEKPSIKPTTLSLKYDESAIVTTDEVSQALGSKDSKTKLVDARPAGFFKGEVRHDAASRYGTLPGAQNFSHDLWFLPKSATLKPRGEIESLAKRAGLIHDQETVSFCNTGHWAATNWFVLSEVLGQKGVKMYPESVVAWSKTELPLDNEPGRVGTLWRDLKRIF, from the coding sequence ATGAATATAGCTGCTCATTTACAAGAATACGGATCGCGCATCTTTGCCACCGCTACGATCACGATTGGTCTTATGGTTTCCGGCCAAGCCATCGCATTCGGACCGATTGTGTCCCCACAGGAGCTAAAGACCTTGGCAAGCCGAGGGGATGTGCGGATCCTTGATATTCGAGAAACGCAAGGCACGCCTGAGGCACCAAACTACGATGCTGGACATATCCCCGGCTCAGTATCTGCGCCCTACTCAAGCTTTCGAGGAAACAAATCCAACCCGGGCCGCCCCGTACCTGAGGCAAAGCTTTCAGCGCTATTAGGCACCATCGGGGTGACGCCTGACACGAAAATTGTCATTACAAATCGCGGCACTGATGCCACTGATTTCGGGGCGGCAGCACGCGTTTATTGGACCCTGAAGGTTGCGGGCCTGAAGAGTATTGCCATCCTTGACGGTGGACTGAAGGGGTGGGCATCTGCTGGCTATGCTTTAAGCACGGAAAAACCAAGCATTAAACCCACCACACTTAGTCTGAAATACGACGAATCAGCAATTGTGACGACCGATGAGGTGTCACAAGCGCTAGGCTCAAAAGATTCAAAGACCAAACTCGTCGATGCAAGACCTGCAGGATTTTTCAAAGGCGAAGTGCGCCATGATGCCGCCAGCCGCTACGGCACTCTACCGGGGGCCCAAAACTTTAGTCACGATTTATGGTTCTTGCCCAAGTCAGCGACTTTGAAACCCAGAGGCGAGATCGAGTCTTTGGCAAAGCGTGCAGGACTGATTCATGACCAGGAGACCGTTTCTTTTTGCAACACAGGACACTGGGCGGCAACCAACTGGTTCGTTCTGTCAGAGGTTTTAGGTCAGAAGGGGGTCAAGATGTATCCAGAATCGGTCGTCGCTTGGTCTAAGACCGAACTTCCTCTGGACAACGAACCTGGTCGTGTTGGAACGCTGTGGCGGGACCTCAAAAGGATTTTTTGA